The DNA sequence GGAGTCGGAGAAGACGGACCTCCGCTCCGCCGAGGTGGGCTACGAGGGGCTTCTCGGGAAGTTCCCCGCGATGCGGGTGGCCCTCATCCACGGGCGGCTCCCCGCGGCGGAGAAGGAAGAGGTCATGGGGCGATTTAAGGCGGGGGAAATTGATATACTGGTAACCACGACCGTCATAGAGGTGGGCGTGGACGTGCCCAACGCCTCGCTGATGGTCATCGTGCACGCCGAGCGGTTCGGGCTGGCGCAGCTGCACCAGTTGAGGGGCAGGGTGGGCAGGGGCAGGAGGGCCTCCCGCTGCATCCTCCTGCACTACGGGGCGCTGAGCGAGGCCGCCCGCCGGAGGCTTGAGGCCATGCGCCGGAGCACCGATGGATTCGCCCTGGCCCAGGAGGACCTGGCCATACGGGGCCCCGGGGAGTTCCTGGGCACCAGGCAGAGCGGGGTGCCGGAGCTTCGGGTGGCCGACCTGCTGAGGGACGGCCCCCTGGTGGAGCCCGCCCGCAGGGAGGCCTTCGCCCTGGTGGCCCGGGACCCGGAGCTTGACGCTTCACCCCTTCTCAGGGAGGCCCTCCAGAGGTTCTGGCGCGGGAAGATGGAGCTTTTCAAGACCGGATAAAGGGAGGGGAACGTCCATGCTGGCCAAGATGAAGAAGAGCTTTGACGAGGGAGTCGAGAAGATACGCTGGTTTTCCTCTCTCTTTGCCGAGCGCATCAAGGTGGAGATGGCCGTCTTCAAGATTCTCCGGGAATCCAGGGACCTGGAAAGACGGAGGGCCGAGCTGGCCCAGGGCATCGGGGAGAGAGTGTTCGAGATGAGGGAGCACAGGGACCTCAACCCCCTTGAGGACCGGAAAGTCGTCCAGGCCCTCCGGGAGATGGAAACGCTGGACAAGGAGCTCACCGAGCTTCGGAGCCGCGCCTCGCAGATAAGCCAGGTGGTGGAGGAGGAGTGATTTTCTTCGTGCTCGTGGGCCTGTTGGGCCTTGTGGTGGGCTCCTTCCTCAATGTCTGCATCTGGCGCATCCCCCGCAACCAGTCCATCGTGCGGCCCGCCTCGCGGTGCCCCTCCTGTGGGAAGCCGCTTCGGCCGTGGCACAACATCCCCCTGGTGAGCTATCTCTTCCTGCGGGGAAGGTGTGCTTCCTGCGGCGCGCCAATCTCGCCGCGGTACCCCCTGGTGGAGGCCCTGAACGCGGCGCTTTACGTCGGCGTGCTCTACCGGTTCGGATGGGGATGGCACCTGCCGGTGTATCTGGCCTTCGTCTCCTCCCTCATCGTTATCACGTTCATAGACCTGGACTTCCAGATAATCCCCGACGGGATTACCCTGAGCTGGATACCCCTGGCGCTCCTGGCCGGGGCCTTTCTCTTGCCCGACCCGTTCATGCCGGGCCGGCTCCTGGGCTGGAAGATGTCCCTGGAGGGGGCGGCCGCGGGGTTCGGCCTTTTCTACCTGGTGGCCGTCCTGAGCAGGGGCGGCATGGGCGGAGGCGACGTCAAGATGATGGGCATGGTGGGGGCCCTTCTGGGCTGGAAGGGAGTGCTCCTGACCACCTTCGTGGGGAGCGTGTCCGGCTCCGTGGTGGGGGCCTACGTCGTCCTGGCCAGGGGCGGGGGACGGAAAACCAAGGTGCCCTTCGGGCCCTTCCTGGCCCTGGGGGCCCTGGTCTCCCTCCTGGTAGGCCGGGAGATCGTCCGCTGGTATCTCCATGCCGGGGCCTGACGCCGCCCTCCTGCTTCTTTCCCTCATCGGGGTGCTGGCCGGGGCCGCGCTGGCCGCGGGGGTCTTCATGCTCCTTGCGCGGGCCCGCCGCAAGCGCGCGAAGGGCGAGGAGGACACCACCCGGATGGGCTTTGTGGTGGACACCTTCCATTCCCTGGTGGCGGCCCTCAAGGAGAAGGAGAAGGAGCTCGAAGCCCTCAGGAAGGCGGCCGAGAAGCGGGCCGAGATTATCGAGGACCACAACGAGAACATCCTGCAGAGCGTCCCCAGCGGCGTGCTCAGCCTGGACGGGCAGGGGCGGGTGCTGAAGGCCAACGCCTCGGCCGAGCGCGTCCTGGGCTGGAGGGCCGGGGAGCTCGGGGGACGGGAGGCGGCGGGCCTCCTCGGCGGCGAGATAGGCCGCGCCCTGAGGGAGAAGGACTCCGTGGAGCGCGGGGAGGCCAGGCACGTGACGGCCGGGGGCAAGGAGCTCTGGCTGGGCTACACCCTCACGCCGCT is a window from the Nitrospirota bacterium genome containing:
- a CDS encoding prepilin peptidase, whose protein sequence is MIFFVLVGLLGLVVGSFLNVCIWRIPRNQSIVRPASRCPSCGKPLRPWHNIPLVSYLFLRGRCASCGAPISPRYPLVEALNAALYVGVLYRFGWGWHLPVYLAFVSSLIVITFIDLDFQIIPDGITLSWIPLALLAGAFLLPDPFMPGRLLGWKMSLEGAAAGFGLFYLVAVLSRGGMGGGDVKMMGMVGALLGWKGVLLTTFVGSVSGSVVGAYVVLARGGGRKTKVPFGPFLALGALVSLLVGREIVRWYLHAGA